In the genome of Doryrhamphus excisus isolate RoL2022-K1 chromosome 11, RoL_Dexc_1.0, whole genome shotgun sequence, one region contains:
- the acsl6 gene encoding long-chain-fatty-acid--CoA ligase 6 isoform X2, with amino-acid sequence MPKPRRDGPCLGSRLPNQPYKWMSYKEVTSRAEHLGSGLLHQGCQPNPDQFIGVFAQNRPEWIISELACYTYSMVVVPLYDTLGLDAIRFIINTADISTVICDKTDKAQVLLANVERAETPGLRRIVLMDALDAALVERGRDCGVHVQALQEVEALGREHHAKPSPPSPDDLSIVCFTSGTTGNPKGVMLTHGNVVADFSGFLKVTDKVIFPNQDDCLISFLPLAHMFERLIESVVYCHGGRIGFYQGDIRLLPDDMKVLRPTIFPVVPRLLNRMYDKIFSQANTPLKRWLLNFAAKRKGAEVSSGIIRSDSVWDKIFFSKIQASLGGRLRMIITGAAPTSPTVLGFLRAALGCQVYEAYGQTECTAGCTYTTPGDWTPGHVGAPLPCNLIKLVDVPDKNYFASKGEGEVCVKGPNVFKGYLKDPERTAETLDGDGWLHTGDIGKWLPNGTLKIVDRKKHIFKLAQGEYISPEKIENIYIRSQPVAQLYVHGDSLQSCLVGIVVPDPEAMPEWAKKRGILGTYKDLCKNTELKKAILEDLVRLGKAGCLHSFEQVKNIYIHNEMFSIENGLLTPTLKAKRPELREYFKEKIEHLYSSISM; translated from the exons TGGATCATCTCGGAGTTGGCGTGCTACACCTACTCCATGGTGGTGGTGCCGCTGTACGACACGCTGGGTCTTGACGCCATACGCTTCATCATTAACACAG CCGACATCTCCACCGTCATCTGCGACAAGACGGACAAGGCCCAGGTGCTGCTGGCTAACGTGGAGCGCGCCGAGACGCCGGGCCTGCGCCGCATCGTTCTCATGGACGCCTTGGACGCCGCCTTGGTGGAGCGAGGCCGCGACTGCGGCGTCCACGTGCAGGCCCTGCAGGAAGTGGAG GCGCTGGGCAGGGAGCACCACGCCAAACCCTCC CCGCCATCACCTGATGACCTCTCCATCGTCTGCTTCACCAGTGGAACCACAG GAAACCCAAAGGGGGTCATGCTCACCCATGGGAACGTGGTGGCGGACTTCTCGGGCTTCCTCAAAGTGACAGAC AAAGTCATCTTCCCCAACCAGGACGACTGCCTCATCTCCTTCCTGCCGCTGGCTCACATGTTCGAGCGCCTCATTGAG TCGGTGGTGTACTGTCACGGGGGGCGGATAGGCTTCTACCAGGGCGACATCCGCCTCCTCCCCGACGACATGAAGGTCCTGCGGCCCACCATCTTCCCCGTGGTGCCTCGCCTGCTCAACCGCATGTACGACaag attTTCAGCCAGGCCAACACGCCGTTGAAGCGTTGGCTGCTCAACTTTGCTGCCAAGAGAAAAGGCGCCGAGGTCAGCAGCGGCATCATTCGCAGCGACAGCGTCTGGGACAAGATCTTCTTCAGCAAGATCCAG GCCAGCCTGGGCGGGAGACTGAGGATGATCATAACGGGAGCGGCTCCGACATCGCCGACCGTGCTCGGATTCCTCAGAGCAGCTCTAGGATGCCAG GTGTACGAGGCGTACGGGCAGACGGAGTGCACGGCGGGCTGCACCTACACCACACCTGGAGACTGGACGCCAG GCCACGTGGGGGCGCCGCTGCCTTGCAACCTCATCAAGCTGGTGGACGTCCCCGACAAGAACTACTTTGCCTCCAAAGGGGAGGGGGAG GTGTGCGTGAAGGGACCCAACGTGTTCAAGGGCTACCTCAAAGACCCCGAGAGGACGGCGGAGACGCTGGACGGGGACGGTTGGCTCCACACGGGCGACATCGGCAAATGGCTTCCC AACGGAACGCTGAAGATCGTGGACAGGAAGAAGCACATCTTCAAGCTGGCGCAGGGCGAGTACATCTCCCCTGAGAAGATCGAGAACATCTACATCAGGAGTCAACCCGTGGCCCAGCTCTACGTGCACGGAGACAGCCTCCAG TCCTGCTTGGTGGGCATCGTGGTGCCCGACCCCGAGGCCATGCCCGAGTGGGCCAAGAAGAGGGGCATCCTGGGCACCTACAAGGACCTCTGTAAAAACACG GAGCTTAAGAAGGCCATCCTTGAGGATTTGGTGCGTTTGGGCAAAGCCGGCTGTCTGCACTCCTTTGAGCAG GTGAAGAACATCTACATCCACAACGAGATGTTCTCCATCGAGAACGGCCTGCTGACGCCCACACTGAAGGCCAAGCGCCCCGAGCTGAGGGAGTACTTCAAGGAGAAGATTGAGCACCTCTACAGCAGCATCTCCATGTGA